The Aspergillus nidulans FGSC A4 chromosome VIII genome contains the following window.
CCCTCTATTATGGCGAAAAACAACATTGACTATGGATCCGTTAGTTGATCCCGAGTACTGCTCACCGAAACACCCGCAATTGATTCGTGGTCAATAATTCATGCACCTGGGGCAAAGGGCGGCCAAGTCGTCAACTGGACCACAGCGGACAATGTATGCTCCAGAATGGGGCTACTCCAAGCATGCGCAGCACATAAATAGACCACTTTCAATAGACTCGATGCAAAGCGGAAGACTGCTCACGTTACCTATTTTAAACCAAGACTTTCCGTAGTCCTGATGCTCAACAATCTCCCAACGAGCAGTTGTTGACAGTCAAGACCCGCCCCAACCGGTCTGATCCGGGTGCTTCGAGGCAAAGGCTCCAACTGTGTTATCTCCCTAACTTGGCCATGCGCTGGGTGCTAGTGGAGTCGGCAGGCAGTTGCACAGAAGAAAGATGGTTTAGCCCAGCTTGCCACCGCGAAGGGACGGGAGCGGCTGTAATATCTCTGGTCTTTGGATCGTGCTGGAAGAGCGGTAATCTCCGAGTCTATGTCAATGCTGCTTTGAACTGAGAGTAGGCTTAACTCGAAGTGGTCTTTACCCGTGGCTCCAAGAGCCGAGAGCAGTGTAATAGGCGTCTGTCTTGCCTGGGTTGCACGACAGAGGGCGCAATGCAAAATCAAGGAATGTTTTAGACTAGAGTGAAGTCTGTGCGTGCGCGTCTCTATCAATTCTCAACAAGATGGCTTCAATAATGTCAAGTATAGCCTATCATGTCATCTCGCTCTTGATTTATCGAGATCCCAGGGAGGGGGAAGCCTGAATATGGGCCGAATATGGGCCATCGAGGGGAAGGAGTGGGTCAAGTCTGAAACGGAGCTTCTGGTAGGAGGATTCCGCTCCTAGTTGATGAGAAGATGGCTTATTATTTGTCCGGAAGGGAATGGGTGGCTTGAGTGGGCATCGTCCATGTCCTATCGTTGACATTCTGACTTGCTGGGATCTGCTGGGTTGATAGAGTACTGCATCATAGAACGTCTCCCAAGAAATTGGACATCAAGATGACAGCTCGAGCCCTCGTTGTGGTGGATAACTGCATGGAAGACGACATGCCGGTCGAGCAAGAAAAAGCCAAGTCGTTGCTGTCCACCCCGAGAAGCCCTGAGCACGGATCTCGTCTGCTTTCAACTGAAGTCGGACGTGATACGAGATCTGACCTTTGAGGTGATTGCCATTTGCACATGCTGGCTCATTCCTTTCCCAGTGATAGTCGAGCAAGCGGGACCAGACACGCCAGAGCTAACCGTCGAGTTATGCACTGCCCGTCGAGGGTTCAGTTGCCTGCACAGCGAGGGCTCAGACTGGCTTGGTCCTTTTCGAAATGTGTCTGGCTAATCTGATGCGTGTATAAGCGGGCGCGTGCGTCAAGGGCTGATCGGCTTCGTGCTGACCGAATATACCTGGCTCGTTGTATCGATCACCCAACCCTCACTTCTCTACGCGTGGCCGGGTGTAAGCACATTCTGGAATCTATATACCTGCCTAAGTGATGCCCCTGGGCATTTGAAGCGTTTCTGTCTCTTTCTCCTAACCGGGCTATTTCTGACGACATGGAATCTTCCTCGTAAGTACCCCTCCTCTCCGCTGGGTAGCAAGCTGAGACTTGAAGATATACGAACTCTAAACGACCACCCAAATTGCGATCGGCTTGCAATGAATGTCATGCGGCCAAGGTACGCCCTCTCTATACTGTTCGCCAGGCGTATCTGACCGAGTCCAGGTTCGCTGCTCTGGCGAAAAGACCGGCTGCCAGCGCTGCTCAAACCTCCGTCTGAAATGCGCCTTTTCCATCTCGCGCATTGGCAAGGTCCCAGGAAAACGAAGCAAAGCCAACCGGGCCACTGTGACAGGATCAACCTCGTCGTCTGCGTCTctctcgatttcttcttcctctctaTCGACACCGATCATGTCGCCCCCTCTTCCGATGACGTCTTACTCATATGACAGCCCGCGGGCCTATGAAGCAAGAAATGCTATACCCATTCCTGCGTCCCATCCGTTTACCCATGAGTACGCGGCCGGACTTTCACTGGCGAACGAGACAAGTTATGCCCAGTCCTCTCCAAGCTATCTTACCCAGTCACGCCCGGAAGAATCGTCGAGCCTAAACAACCTCTGTTGGGCGCCGGAGTTGGATCAGTTGGGTGGGCCAGGCCTTTTGAGCCCTGAATGGGAGATTGACGCAGAAGAatcttttcttcaagtgCCCCCTCAGCCGCCGACCTCTGTACCTACCTACGTGGATGTCACTTCCGACGGTAGGAATGCCTCAGAGGCTTATGAATCCCCGACTGAGAGCATTCCACCCAGCCAATATCCACTGtaccttcatctccttcaaagCATTGACCATAGCATGCGTCTCGCGAATCAGTGCAGATCTCCAGGGCAGCACACTTCTACACAGGATATGATCCTGGCTGCGACACAGAGATACCTTACAACCCTCCTTCAGACTACCGAGAGCCTTAGCTTTACACACACCTACAGCGAGGAacaccttcttttctctgtgGCCCTGGATAAGATAATATATCTGCTCAAAGTCGGCTATACAGATCTTCGGCGTCAGATGGAAGTTTACGAGAGTATGTGTATAGGCGTCGCCGAGCCAGCCAAAGGCTGGGTGCGGTACGGTGCATTTGGGATGGACGTTTTCGAGCAAGTGTCTTACTGTCGCAAGCTATTCGTGGAGGAGGTGAAGCGGGCAGGACTCTGCCTGGATAGGCTGATGGAGGCGATGGGATATCTGGCGATGACTGGCTCTAGCTCATCGTCGCCTGGGAGGCACGAAAGGCTCTGTgaagagatgaagagaagactCGATGGATTGATGGACAGTCTAGAGGGTGATCAGGGTGCACAGGGGGTTCATTTGGTTGGTTGACTACATCGTTCCTGACTTGATATCAGACTGGCGTACAAATACTTACAGCTTCCACATATTTTACCCATCCCCGTGCTCATTGCGTATTGTGTCGAATAGAGTACGATGATATCTTTCACCTGCCACTTTCAAGATCTGTAAGGAACGTGAATTTTGAACCCTAGCAATGGGTAGTCCCGATATTATCCGGCATATGCTCTGTTTCTGTGAAACCTAAACTGAATTATCTATATTCCCAAAAGTCTCGCTGCCATTCTATCTTATCAGTACGACATGCCTCACGCTGGCAGCCGGTAAAGTCCTTACAGCGACGTACAGTGTTCCTGCCTTTGAAGTCTACGCACCTTGATAAAATGAACGGCCCATTATGAGCAAAGGGTTTATCTTGAGCGGCTACAATAGCCAAAACGAATTCTATGCGGGTTTTGATGGTACTGCTTTTATTCGCAGGGTATGTGAAGAGCTGCCAGGTACGGTTGCATAACACCTCGCCATTTCCAAAACCATGCGCATACTTTGCACCTAGTCTAAATGGCTAGGGTCATACAAGCGGCCGTTGGAGAAATGAGTCAGTCTGGCTCCGAAATGGGCAATAGAGCATCAGTAGATGCGCGGAGACTGTAGGTATAAATTCTCCTGATACTGGATAAGTAGGTGATTACGCGCTTAGAAACACAAGGGTTCATCCTTTCTACTAGCAAGAGAAATATCCTTCAAATGGATAAATTCGGCATTCTGAGCAGTTTATTATACGACCAATGTGAGTTAAAATCTAGCCCCTAGGAACATTTATAATTGCATGAAGATATAACGGCGGGCAGATACAACTGCATTTAGATAGGACATCCGGTACCTAGTAGTCTTGTGAAAATCCCCATCTCCCCATATCAAACCAAAGTAAATCAGTCAGAAGATAGAACAATGCTGTTGACAGATTGATCTGTCTCAGTGTGATAGCTGTGTTTTACAGTACTCTGGTTCGGTGTTACATACTGATGGCTACCAGTCTTTAATGCTAAAGGCCTCCGCCCCCAATCACTTAGAGCTCCTTGCTCTTGTATAAATATGCGTGCAGGGGGCCATTAGACTGTATCTCTACCAACTCCTATTATAATCACGTCTCTCTGCTCTTCTATGGCAAGGGAGCTGCGAGAAGTCGTAAAATCCACGTGTGAGACCCACGAGTTGGCGCAGGCTGTAATCAATATGCCACCATATCGACTGTGGAAAGGGAGTATTCAGACTCAGTATATCTTGTGCTACCAACTAGCTTCAACCAACTTAATAAAGACGGGGTCTGAGGCGGGTAATACTACTTATCCTCCACCTAGGTACGGCAACTGACACACCGAGCCCACCAGTACGAGCTTTGCGAGGGCACTGATGAAACGGTAGGGCGAATCGTGGCAATGGTTATAGGATGCCATGACGGGTATGAAGACCGAAGACCAAAGTCTAGACCATAGTTCTCAGTATTGAAATGGAATCCGAGTAGAGTCGTACCTGGGAGTGGGTAGGTGGACATTCCGCAAGCGGATCGCCGGAAGCGGATGCCGTACTCAGCCCTAACTCATTCCATCACCACCAAAATgacccccccccccccccttGCACGTCTCTAGACCTCGACACGGATTATTTATCGATGATCTCACCATCTCACCATTAAGTTTCCCGCTGCGCGTTGTCTGCGTGCAGCAGTGCAATCCAGCATCACGCCATGATCGCTATCGCGCACacccgccgccgcctcaTCCTAACCCTCGCCCTAGTCTCGCTCCTCGGAATTTTTCACCTGAGCCCCAGCTTCTTAGCTTTAGCCTCCTTACCATGGACCGCATCAAGGGCTGATCTCACCGCACCAGTCAAGGCTCGCCGTATAACAAAAGCCTCGATGCTCTATGGACCCCGCAACGTGTTCTACGAACGCGCATTGCAGACCCACCGCCGCCATGCCCAGAAATGGGGGTATGGGATGGAAGTCCTCCAGAATGAGATTGCGAAGGGGTACTGGAATAAGCCGAGTTACTTGCTTGCGCTGCTGATAAGGGAGCTGAGCAAGCCCGTCAACGAGCGGGTCGAATGGCTGATGTACGTATGGTTGCTGCAAGCCGCTGGTCAATCCGTTCCAACCCTCATAGTGTGATGGGGCAACGCTGATGTGTTGGATCGATCGCGGGCACAGGTGGGTGGACGCCGACTCGATAATCATCAATTCCCTCATACCGCTAGAGCTGTTCCTCCCCCCGTCGACGTTAGATGGGATCCACATGGTCGCGTCCAAAGACCACAAGGGTCTCAACACAGGGATCTTCTTTCTCAGGGTCCACGAATGGAGCGTCAGGTTTCTCATAGAGACACTGGCCTACCCGATTTACAATCCCGGCGTCGATCTAGACCTGCAGGTTGATCAAACCGCCATGGAGAAAGTTCTTAACCAGTCTTCTTATCGTGAGGGAGCGACGTATCTCCCGCGGACGTGGATCAACACGTACGAGTGGGCTCATGCATACGAGGGGCAACGCGGGAACATGTTGGTGCATTTCCCGGGGCTTGGGGAGAAACGCTGGGAGCATATGGAGACTTGGTTGGATCTGGTCGAGAGGGGGGTAGGGGGCTGGGAGGTTCCGGTGCAGGAGACTTGGTACttggaggagacggagaggTTTTGGAAGCGGGTTCAGGAGGCAAGACATATTATTGGAGAGTACGAGAGGATGAAAGAGCTGAGGGAGAAACCGGGGTCGGGTCAACGAGACAGGGACGGAGAGTCAGAGACAGACAGACTTGTCGGAGAGTTGAGCAGGGCCTTGTATGAGGAACCATTTGAAGGGAAGACGTTGCAGCAGAGGATCGAGACGCTCCGTAGATTTTTCGATAGCGCATGAAAGATTTCGAGAGAGATCCATACGGAGATTTGCAAAAGCCATGCAGTGGCATAGTATATGGTGTAAGGGCAGTCTGACAATGACCCGATGACCCGATTCCGGGCTTCCGGCTCCATACGCTGGGTAATGATGAGAGTGCTAGAAGACGGTAACCCAGATGGGCAGCCTAACGACTACCTAGTAAGCCCCATTCGAGCGTAGTGATTTGGCGTGTGCTTGCAGCCCCTTGACGTGGCAAGAGACAGGGTGGTATCGTCCAACCGAATCCGGCGGATTGACATCAATACTCGGTGTAACAGCCTCCGGCGATTTTCGTTAAATATCTCAAGCTGATACCTGGGACCAAGGTACTTTCCCCAGCTCAAAGGCCTCTTCAGACCCCGTTCCTAAGATGCAGCCTGGCCTCAGCTTCCTCGTGGGCAACTGGCCCTCCGTCGTAGTCCTCCTAGGATTTGCCTACTTCCTCACGGTCCGTAAAACCATCAATTTATCTATCAATTCCCAAGAACATATCTAACTCATATGAACAGTTAGCCTATGGGGTCCGCAAGAaccctctctcctccctcccaGGCCCCCAGCTGACAAAATGGACcgatctgctgctgaagTTCTACACCGTCACTGGGCAGCGTCCGCGCTACGTGCATGCCCTGCATCAGAAATACGGTAATATTTCATTCCTCACTTTGAGAAGACAATAAGATAATTAACATGACAGGCCCCGTCGTGCGCATTTCCCCTTCCATCGTCGACATCAGCGACGTTTCCGCCAGCCGCGATATCCACCGCATTGCAAGCCCGTTTCTCAAGGCCCCTTTTTACAAGATGCTCGTGCGCAAAGATGGTGAGAGTCTTTTCTCAACCACTGACCCGGAGTACCACCGTCGGCACCGGCGTCTCCTCTCCTCACCCCTCTCAGACACGAACCTGCGCACTGTCGAGCCACTCGTGAAAGCCCGGATCCGACTGGCCATTAGCCGGATTCGAGAAGAGGCGCTCTCCCCGCGCGGTGTTGCAGACATCTACAAgtggttcttcttcatggcaACCGATATCATCGGCGAACTGAGCTTCGGTGACTCTTTCCGTATGCTCGAGATCGGAAAGAAGAACCAGTATATTTCAGACCTGGAGACAGTCGCGAAAATCGGTGGTATCCGGGCTAATTTCCCCTGGATTATCTCAATTGGCCAGATTCTGCCGCTGAGTATCTTCAGGGAGGTCGTCGTGAGCACGGACCGGATTCTGGAGTATGCGAACCAGTCGGTGGAGCGGTATAAGCGGCATCTGGCAATGAATCCCAATCAGCCGAAGCCGACTCTGTTCACCAAACTTTATGATGCGTCGCTTCACAAGGAAGGGGATGGGGAGTGCCTTAGCGATCGCGAGATCAGGAATGACGCGCAGAGCTTTATCGTGGCTGGAAGTGACACGACGGCGAATACGCTGACGTACCTCGTCTGGTCTGTTCTCAAGGACAGGTCCATCCAGGAGAAActtgtggaagagctggatgtaTTGGTCAAGACGCTGAACGTCGAGCAAGGGAtcaccgaggaagaactcTCTGACGTCCACCTCCGAGAGCTGCAATACATGAACCAGGTTATCAACGAGGCACTGCGACTGTATCCCGCTGTACCGTCGGGATTGCCGCGAGTTGTGCCTGACAAGGGAAGTACTCTCGCTGGACATTGGCTTCCGGGTGGTGCGACAGTAACGACGCAATTGTACTCACTCCAtcgggatgaggaggtctttgaggagCCGGAACGGTACACtatttctcctcctcttttgCAGCCAGTGGGGCAGTAAGCTGACAAGGGTAGATTCGACCCCTCTCGCTGGGAAAATCCTACCAAAGCCATGAAAGACGCCTACATGCCGTTTGGGGCCGGGTCGCGAAGTACGTACTTATCGGAGCCCGATTCTTCTTcgtttttcttcttttcatttttACACCTTCTCTGTTTCTTTCCCTTTACTGAAGCGCTAATTTGGGAGTTGAAACAGACTGCATTGGACTACATCTGGCAAAGATGGAACTGCGTCTTGCGACGGCATACTTCTTCCGCTCGTTCCCGAGGGCCAGGATATCGGCTAGAGAAGACATGAACGATGGCGATATGGAGATGATGCTGTACTTCCTGCTCTCGCCTAAAGGAAAGAGATGCTTGGTGGAAGTGAATTAGTCTAGTGGCTGCAGTTGCATGGGGGATAGGGCGGTGGTTTAATTAGGGCTAGATCGATAGGATGATATCATTGGCCGATTTCCGGCGTCTTTTGGTGCACGTTGCCCAAGAACTGAGGAAGAATGGTCAAGCACATATAATGAAAGCCGTTATGATGCGCCCTTCTGTTCTGGCAGCTTTCTCCTCTGGAATGAGCTTTCATTGGCCTTTCGTGGTCAAAGCCTTCACGTGGGGTTATTCCCGTACGGAATCTGACCTGTTATCAATCTTTCGGTTCAT
Protein-coding sequences here:
- a CDS encoding Zn(II)2Cys6 transcription factor domain-containing protein (transcript_id=CADANIAT00002506) is translated as MESSSYTNSKRPPKLRSACNECHAAKVRCSGEKTGCQRCSNLRLKCAFSISRIGKVPGKRSKANRATVTGSTSSSASLSISSSSLSTPIMSPPLPMTSYSYDSPRAYEARNAIPIPASHPFTHEYAAGLSLANETSYAQSSPSYLTQSRPEESSSLNNLCWAPELDQLGGPGLLSPEWEIDAEESFLQVPPQPPTSVPTYVDVTSDGRNASEAYESPTESIPPSQYPLYLHLLQSIDHSMRLANQCRSPGQHTSTQDMILAATQRYLTTLLQTTESLSFTHTYSEEHLLFSVALDKIIYLLKVGYTDLRRQMEVYESMCIGVAEPAKGWVRYGAFGMDVFEQVSYCRKLFVEEVKRAGLCLDRLMEAMGYLAMTGSSSSSPGRHERLCEEMKRRLDGLMDSLEGDQGAQGVHLSTMISFTCHFQDLLAAILSYQYDMPHAGSRQNEFYAGFDGTAFIRRVITRLETQGFILSTSKRNILQMDKFGILSSLLYDQYRTSGT
- a CDS encoding glycosyltransferase family 34 protein (transcript_id=CADANIAT00002507), yielding MIAIAHTRRRLILTLALVSLLGIFHLSPSFLALASLPWTASRADLTAPVKARRITKASMLYGPRNVFYERALQTHRRHAQKWGYGMEVLQNEIAKGYWNKPSYLLALLIRELSKPVNERVEWLMWVDADSIIINSLIPLELFLPPSTLDGIHMVASKDHKGLNTGIFFLRVHEWSVRFLIETLAYPIYNPGVDLDLQGQRGNMLVHFPGLGEKRWEHMETWLDLVERGVGGWEVPVQETWYLEETERFWKRVQEARHIIGEYERMKELREKPGSGQRDRDGESETDRLVGELSRALYEEPFEGKTLQQRIETLRRFFDSA
- a CDS encoding cytochrome P450 (transcript_id=CADANIAT00002508), coding for MQPGLSFLVGNWPSVVVLLGFAYFLTLAYGVRKNPLSSLPGPQLTKWTDLLLKFYTVTGQRPRYVHALHQKYGPVVRISPSIVDISDVSASRDIHRIASPFLKAPFYKMLVRKDGESLFSTTDPEYHRRHRRLLSSPLSDTNLRTVEPLVKARIRLAISRIREEALSPRGVADIYKWFFFMATDIIGELSFGDSFRMLEIGKKNQYISDLETVAKIGGIRANFPWIISIGQILPLSIFREVVVSTDRILEYANQSVERYKRHLAMNPNQPKPTLFTKLYDASLHKEGDGECLSDREIRNDAQSFIVAGSDTTANTLTYLVWSVLKDRSIQEKLVEELDVLEELSDVHLRELQYMNQVINEALRLYPAVPSGLPRVVPDKGSTLAGHWLPGGATVTTQLYSLHRDEEVFEEPERFDPSRWENPTKAMKDAYMPFGAGSRNCIGLHLAKMELRLATAYFFRSFPRARISAREDMNDGDMEMMLYFLLSPKGKRCLVEVN